One window from the genome of Micromonospora aurantiaca ATCC 27029 encodes:
- the guaB gene encoding IMP dehydrogenase — protein sequence MENSPSTEIPAGTDGGELGGHLPELPAGSARVVPLGLTFDDVLLQPGESDVVPSRVNTRTRLTRNIELTVPLLSSAMDTVTEARMAIAMARQGGIGVLHRNLSVEDQALQVDLVKRSESGMITNPVTASPDDTLREVDALCGRYRISGVPVVDGQGQLVGIVTNRDMRFVSDPATPVREIMTRTPLITAPVGVSKDDALGLLRQHKIEKLPIVDAGGKLRGLITVKDFTKSEQYPNATKDDAGRLRVAAAVGVGEDGYKRARALVDAGVDVVIVDTAHGHQRAVLEMVARLKRDVTIDIVGGNIATYAGAKALVEAGADGVKVGVGPGAICTTRIVAGVGVPQITAIMEAARAAGPAGVPVIGDGGIQYSGDIAKALVAGADTVMLGSLLAGCEESPGELIFINGKQYKAYRGMGSLGAMQSRGQGKSYSKDRYFQQDVLAEDKLVPEGVEGQVPYRGPLSAVAHQLIGGLRAAMGYVGAESIPELHRRGQLIRITAAGLKESHPHDIQMTVEAPNYHSR from the coding sequence GTGGAGAATTCGCCCAGCACCGAGATCCCGGCCGGCACCGACGGCGGGGAGTTGGGTGGCCATCTGCCCGAGCTGCCGGCCGGTTCGGCCCGGGTGGTGCCGCTCGGGCTGACCTTCGACGACGTCCTGCTCCAGCCGGGCGAGTCGGACGTCGTGCCCAGCCGCGTCAACACCCGCACCCGCCTCACGCGCAACATCGAGCTGACCGTTCCGCTGCTGTCCAGCGCGATGGACACCGTCACCGAGGCGCGGATGGCGATCGCCATGGCCCGCCAGGGCGGCATCGGCGTGCTGCACCGCAACCTCTCCGTCGAGGACCAGGCGCTCCAGGTCGACCTGGTGAAGCGCTCCGAGTCCGGCATGATCACCAACCCGGTGACCGCCAGCCCGGACGACACGCTGCGCGAGGTCGACGCGCTCTGCGGGCGCTACCGCATCTCCGGCGTGCCGGTGGTGGACGGGCAGGGCCAGCTGGTCGGCATCGTCACCAACCGCGACATGCGGTTCGTCTCCGACCCGGCCACGCCGGTGCGCGAGATCATGACCCGCACCCCGCTGATCACCGCCCCGGTCGGCGTGAGCAAGGACGACGCGCTCGGCCTGCTGCGCCAGCACAAGATCGAGAAGCTGCCGATCGTGGACGCGGGCGGCAAGCTGCGCGGCCTGATCACGGTCAAGGACTTCACCAAGAGCGAGCAGTACCCGAACGCCACCAAGGACGACGCGGGCCGGCTCCGGGTCGCCGCCGCGGTCGGCGTCGGCGAGGACGGCTACAAGCGCGCCCGTGCCCTGGTCGACGCCGGCGTGGACGTCGTCATCGTCGACACCGCGCACGGTCACCAGCGCGCCGTGCTGGAGATGGTCGCCCGGCTCAAGCGGGACGTCACCATCGACATCGTGGGCGGCAACATCGCCACGTACGCGGGCGCGAAGGCGCTCGTCGAGGCCGGCGCGGACGGCGTGAAGGTGGGCGTCGGCCCGGGCGCCATCTGCACCACCCGGATCGTGGCCGGTGTGGGCGTACCGCAGATCACCGCGATCATGGAGGCGGCCCGCGCCGCCGGCCCGGCCGGTGTGCCGGTCATCGGTGACGGCGGCATCCAGTACTCGGGCGACATCGCCAAGGCGCTCGTCGCCGGCGCCGACACGGTGATGCTCGGCAGCCTGCTCGCCGGCTGCGAGGAGAGCCCCGGCGAGCTGATCTTCATCAACGGCAAGCAGTACAAGGCGTACCGGGGGATGGGCTCGCTCGGCGCGATGCAGTCGCGCGGCCAGGGCAAGTCCTACTCCAAGGACCGCTACTTCCAGCAGGACGTGCTCGCCGAGGACAAGCTCGTCCCGGAGGGCGTCGAGGGTCAGGTGCCCTACCGGGGGCCGCTCTCCGCCGTCGCCCACCAGCTCATCGGCGGGCTGCGCGCCGCGATGGGGTACGTGGGCGCGGAGAGCATCCCGGAGCTGCACCGGCGTGGCCAGCTCATCCGGATCACCGCGGCCGGGCTCAAGGAGAGCCACCCGCACGACATCCAGATGACCGTCGAGGCGCCCAACTACCACTCCCGCTGA
- a CDS encoding DUF5319 domain-containing protein, translating to MHDEPIDPFNGDPADPAAGLHDPGDDDALDPLSEVERQDVLEDLADLEIYQALLQPIGVRGLVIECEDCREPHYFDWDLLRGNLRHLLNSGRPRVHEPAYDPDPDHYVSWDYARGYADGVHDTLTEGTDDSAQE from the coding sequence GTGCACGACGAGCCCATCGACCCGTTCAACGGCGACCCGGCCGATCCGGCTGCCGGCCTGCACGATCCCGGCGACGACGACGCCCTCGACCCGCTGAGCGAGGTCGAGCGCCAGGACGTCCTGGAGGATCTCGCCGATCTGGAGATCTACCAGGCGTTGCTCCAGCCGATCGGCGTGCGCGGCCTGGTGATCGAGTGCGAGGACTGCCGCGAGCCGCACTACTTCGACTGGGACCTGCTGCGCGGCAACCTGCGCCACCTGCTCAACTCGGGGCGTCCCCGGGTGCACGAGCCGGCCTACGACCCCGACCCGGACCACTACGTGAGCTGGGACTACGCCCGCGGCTACGCCGACGGCGTGCACGACACGCTCACCGAGGGCACCGACGACTCCGCGCAGGAGTGA
- a CDS encoding GuaB3 family IMP dehydrogenase-related protein gives MRDVVEIGLGKTAQRGYHLDDIAIVPSRRTRDVDDVSTAWQLDAYQFGIPCVAHPSDATMSPASAVRLGQLGGLGVLNVEGLWTRYENPAKILEELAGLGEDARATKRLQEVYAEPIRPDLIAERVRELREGGGTVAVRVSPQHTLALAPVILDAGVDILVIQGTLVSAEHVSTTDEPLNLKEFIADLDLPVVVGGCTDYKTALHLMRTGAAGVIVGIGGDDWSTTESVLGIRVPMATAIADAAAARRDYLDETGGRYVHLIADGDMQTSGDIAKALGCGADAVMLGEPLSLCEEAPAGGAWWHSAASHPSLPRGAFEVAGEPLGSMEKLLFGPADEPDGQLNLFGGLRRAMAKCGYRDLKEFQKVGLVLDR, from the coding sequence ATGCGTGACGTGGTCGAGATCGGGCTGGGCAAGACCGCGCAGCGCGGCTACCACCTGGACGACATCGCCATCGTGCCGAGCCGCCGCACCCGGGACGTCGACGACGTCTCCACCGCGTGGCAGCTCGACGCGTACCAGTTCGGCATCCCCTGCGTCGCGCACCCCTCGGACGCGACCATGAGCCCCGCCTCGGCGGTCCGGCTCGGCCAGCTCGGCGGCCTCGGCGTGCTCAACGTCGAGGGCCTCTGGACCCGGTACGAGAACCCGGCCAAGATCCTGGAGGAGCTGGCCGGTCTCGGCGAGGACGCGCGGGCGACCAAGCGCCTCCAGGAGGTCTACGCCGAGCCGATCCGCCCCGACCTGATCGCCGAGCGGGTCCGCGAGCTGCGTGAGGGCGGCGGCACGGTGGCGGTACGGGTCTCCCCGCAGCACACCCTGGCGCTGGCCCCGGTGATCCTCGACGCCGGCGTGGACATCCTGGTCATCCAGGGCACGCTCGTCTCGGCCGAGCACGTCTCCACCACCGACGAGCCGCTCAACCTCAAGGAGTTCATCGCCGACCTGGACCTGCCGGTCGTCGTCGGCGGGTGCACCGACTACAAGACCGCGCTGCACCTGATGCGTACCGGCGCGGCCGGTGTGATCGTGGGCATCGGCGGCGACGACTGGTCGACCACCGAGTCGGTGCTCGGCATCCGGGTGCCGATGGCCACCGCCATCGCCGACGCCGCCGCTGCCCGCCGCGACTACCTGGACGAGACCGGCGGCCGGTACGTGCACCTGATCGCCGACGGCGACATGCAGACCTCCGGCGACATCGCCAAGGCGCTCGGCTGCGGCGCGGACGCGGTGATGCTCGGCGAGCCACTGTCGTTGTGCGAGGAGGCGCCGGCCGGGGGCGCCTGGTGGCACTCCGCGGCCAGCCATCCGTCGCTGCCCCGTGGGGCGTTCGAGGTGGCCGGTGAGCCGCTCGGCTCGATGGAGAAGCTGCTGTTCGGCCCGGCCGACGAGCCGGACGGCCAGCTCAACCTCTTCGGCGGCCTGCGCCGCGCGATGGCCAAGTGCGGCTACCGCGACCTGAAGGAGTTCCAGAAGGTCGGGCTGGTCCTCGACCGCTGA